A genomic window from Yarrowia lipolytica chromosome 1D, complete sequence includes:
- a CDS encoding uncharacterized protein (Converted to coding from non-coding YALI0D17336g, uniprot|Q8NIP3 Yarrowia lipolytica Reverse transcriptase relics), producing the protein MSREQGAYLESQIDVPVKVAKDSWRDRFKAMKNKHWLGTLPSELDPNHLHWLKTNQFLSKHYRRDDKSAATLHMLRLSRLPFTRWYPKSKSVQYRDIGCSSCQLFKQKNYLHEHLFVNCPASKAICQTIGVPLPSKMADWILLEAKDGPLNYIRELAHALWQFERAMRKTGLVGTDSVVQRDFAHLFTRVSAAYRRDLVVVAMRRMRGEE; encoded by the coding sequence ATGTCTCGGGAGCAAGGTGCATATCTCGAGTCGCAAATCGATGTCCCTGTCAAGGTGGCAAAGGACAGCTGGCGAGATCGTTTCAAGGCCATGAAGAACAAGCACTGGTTGGGGACACTGCCATCCGAGCTTGATCCGAACCACCTACACTGGCTTAAGACAAATCAGTTCCTGAGCAAGCACTACCGACGAGATGATAAGAGCGCTGCTACGCTACACATGTTGCGGCTGAGCCGCCTCCCCTTCACCCGGTGGTACCCTAAATCAAAATCTGTCCAGTACAGAGACATTGGATGTAGTTCTTGTCAACTCTTCAAACAGAAGAACTACCTCCACGAGCACCTTTTCGTCAATTGTCCAGCGTCCAAGGCCATCTGCCAGACGATTGGTGTCCCCCTTCCATCAAAGATGGCGGACTGGATCTTACTGGAAGCTAAGGACGGCCCGCTGAACTACATTAGAGAGCTCGCCCATGCTTTGTGGCAGTTCGAGCGAGCTATGCGAAAAACTGGCCTAGTGGGTACTGACTCCGTGGTCCAGCGAGACTTCGCTCACTTGTTCACCCGAGTTTCTGCAGCATATCGTCGCGACTTGGTGGTCGTGGCTATGAGGCGGATGCGCGGAGAGGAATGA
- a CDS encoding uncharacterized protein (Compare to YALI0D17380g, similar to uniprot|P63622 Neisseria meningitidis Putative arsenate reductase), translating to MPTITLIHNPKCSKSCAALELLEQKQISPNVVQYLDTPLSVAEISSIVRKLDMKPVELLRKGEPQFSELNLGAANTPDAEIIDAMAKHPNLIERPILIVDDKAVIGRPTEKLNDLLGKL from the coding sequence ATGCCCACAATCACTCTCATCCACAACCCCAAGTGCTCCAAATCATGTGCTGctctcgagctgctggagcagaaGCAAATTAGCCCCAATGTCGTGCAGTACCTCGACACACCTCTTTCCGTTGCTGAGATTTCGTCTATTGTTCGGAAACTCGACATGAAGCCCGTCGAGCTGCTCAGAAAGGGCGAGCCGCAATTTTCTGAGCTCAATTTGGGGGCGGCCAACACGCCCGATGCCGAGATCATTGATGCCATGGCGAAACACCCCAATCTAATCGAGCGGCCTATTCTGATTGTGGATGACAAGGCTGTGATTGGACGGCCCACAGAAAAGCTCAATGACCTGCTGGGAAAGCTGTAG